In Cystobacter ferrugineus, the DNA window GGCCCTCTCCCTCGGTACCGGGCAGCCACGCGGCGACGAAGGCGTCGGACACGTTGAGCTCCTTGTTGGTGTAGAGCGGACGGCCGGAGAAGAGCACCGTGACGATCTTCTTCACGCCCTTGGCCTTGAGGCTCTGCAGCAGCGTGTAGTCCTCCGGGCGCAGCCGGGCGAGCTCCAGCGTCTTGGTCTTGCCGATGTCGCCCTGGCCCTCGGCGTAGGGCGTCTCGCCAATCACGACCACGGCGACGTCATAGCTCGCGTCCGCCTGGGCGCCATCCGCGCTGGTGTCCAGCTTCGCGTTGGGGGCGATCTTCTCGATGGCCTGCCACAGGGTGGAGCCACCGCCGAAGTCGGCGTTGGTGTTGTCCGTGCCCTGCCAGGTGAGGGACCAGCCGCCGGACTGGTTCGACAGGTTGTTGGCGCTCTTGCCCGCCACGAGCACCTTGGCCGAGCGCTCCAGGGGCAGGAGGCCGCCGTTGTTCTTGAGGAGCACCAGCGACTTGCGCACCGCCTCCCGGGCCACGGCCCGGTTCTCCGCGGTGCCAATCTCGTGCGAGGCGTTACGCTCCGAGGGCTTGGGCTTCTCGAAGAGGCCCAAGCGCAGCTTCACGCGCAGGATGCGGCGGACCGCGTCATCCAGGCGCGCCTGGGGAATCTCCCCATTCTTCACGGAGGCGATCGTGTTGGTGATGAAGGGCTTCCAATCGGTGCGGTAGGGCACCATCACCATGTCGATGCCGGCGTTGATGGCCTGCGGGCAGTCACCGTTGGTGCAGTCCCGGGGCGAGTCGCTGTTGGTCCGGTTGATCTGCCCGATGCCGTTCCAGTCGGAGACGACGACGCCGTCGAAGCCCATCTTGGTCTTCAGCACGTCCGTGAGCAGGTACTTGTTGCCATGCATCTTGTAGGCCTTGGCGGTCTCGGCCTGGGCCGCGTCCTGCCAGCTATTGAACGAGGCCATGACCGTCTGCGCACCGGCCGCGAGCGCCGTGAAGTAGCCGCGGCCATGGATGTCGCGCAGCTCCTTCTCCGTCAACCGGGTGACGCCCTGGTCCTTGCCCTCATTCGTGGCGCCGTCACCCAGGAAGTGCTTGACCGAGGCGAGCACCTTCTCGTTCGCCTTCGCGTCCTTGCCGAGCTGGCCCTGGAGCCCCTCGACGATCTTGCCAGCGAAGGCCTCGACGATGGCGGGGTCCTCCGAGTAGCCCTCGTAGGTGCGGCCCCAGCGGTCATCGCGCACGACGGCGACCGTCGGCCCGAAGGCCCAGTCCAGACCCGTTTGGGCCACTTCACGCGCCGTCACCTCGCCAATGCGCTTCATCAGCTCGGGATCGTTCGCGGCGCCCAGGCCGATGTTGTGCGGGAAGAGGGTGGCGCCCTTCACGTTGTTGTGCCCGTGCACCGCATCCACGCCCCAGATGATGGGGATCTGGTGGGGGTTGGCCATCTTGTCCATCGAGGCCGCCCAGAGCTGATCGGCCAGCGCGTTCCACTCCTCCACCGTGGAGCCCTTCTTGCCGTTGGGCCACGCGCCACCGCCGTTGAGCACGGAGCCGAGGTGGTACTGCTTCACCTCGTCCGGGGTGACGTTGGAGATTTCCACCTGGGTGATCTGCCCGACCTTCTCCTCGAGCGACATGCTGGAGAGCAGGGTCTCGATCCGCTTCTCGAGCTCGGCCTCCTTGGGGATCGCGCTCTGGATGGCCGGCCAGTCATCGGGGATACCGGCGTCGGTGCCCGCGTCGGTGGGAGGGGGGTTGGTCCCCGCGTCGCCGGGCCCCGGAGTGGGATCGGGGTTACAGGCCGCGAACGTCAATAGCAGCAGGGCGGCGAGAGAAATACTCTTCTGCCGCGAGAACAACCGTTGCATGTCCAGCTCCAGTGTGTCGGGGGCGCGCGGATTCCGCGGGTGCGAGGGAATGGAAGCTTCCTGCCAGCCGAGGCGCCAACGCGGGGGGCAAACGTAGAAGTAAAAAAAATCCCACGCAAGGATGGCGCAGGGAGTCAAAACCCCGCCCGCCGCGCCCCCCGTATGCTTGGGGTTTCTCTCCCTGTCTGGCGACCATGAACTGCCCGTGCGTAGCCCATCTCTCCGCGCACTCCGCCCGCCCCCCCCGGACGTCGGTGCTGAGCAGAGTCTCGTCCGCCCGGAACAGGAGCCGACGAGACTCGCGGACCGCGTGTGCTACCCGTTGGGCACGCGCTGGATGGAGCCGTTGGGCACGAGCTTCACCTGCGCCGGGTCGTAGCCCGTGGCCGGGTACTTGTGCTGGCCCAGCACCTGGTAGACCTGGGTGCCGGTGCGCTCGCGCAGCAGCGTGCCATCGGCGGGCAGGTCGTCACGCACCTGCGGGACATCCTGGTAGTTCGTATCGCCCACCAGGAGCGTCGAGAGCGAGCCATCCGGGATGAGGAGGACGGGCCGCGGGTCGGGCCAGAGGTTGAACTCGGTCATGTCGGGAAAGACGAAGTTGCCGCCGCCCTGGTACACGAGGATTCCGGTGTTGTTCACCTCGCGCACCAGCGTCCCGTCGCGCGGCCGAGTGTCCTCGCGCAGCTTGTATTGCTGGCTGCCGTCACTGGCATCCACGAGCATGGCCGACAGGGAGCCGAACGGGATGGCCTTGACGCTCGTCACGCCCGTGGCCTGGCCATAGGCGGCCCAGGAGGAGGGATTGGGCGCCCAGAAGCGGCCACCGCCCTGGTACACCCAGATGCCTTCCTTGCCCACCTCGTTCACCGCCGTGCCGTCCCGCGGCGACAGGTCGTCGCGCGCCTGGACCTGATCCACACCGTTGACGTCCACGATGACGTTCGACAGCGAGCCCGCGGGGAGGGTTCGGACGTCCGTCATGCCCGTGGCCTGGCCGTAGGCGGACCAGGAGGCGGGATCAGGCACCCAGAAGCGGCCACCGCCCTGGTACACCCAGAGCGCGTTCTTGCCCAGCTCGTTCACGGCCGTGCCCACCGTTGGCGCCGGAGTCGACTTGGGCATGTAGGCGCGCGGCAGACGCATGACATTGGCGTCGGACTTGCCCACCGCGTTCAGGTAGTCATCCCACGAGGTGGGATCGGGCGCCCAGAACAGTCCTCCGCCAACGGCGACGTAGCGCGCGTCACTGCCGCCAAAGCGCACCAGGGTGCCGTCCCGCAGGCGCCAGTTGGCCGCGAACGCATGGAACCCCTCGTTGTCCACCTGCACCTTGGACAGGTCGTAACCGAGAGACTGCGCCTCGGCGTCATTGGCGAAGAGGAAGGGCGCGCCTCCGGCGATGACATAGAGCCGTCCGTCCGTACGGCGCAGGAGCGTGCCGTCACAGGGCCCCACGCTGGTCCGGTCGGCATTGGGCAGGAAGCACCGCGTCTTCGGAGAGCCGCGCAGCGTCGTCTCCTTACCATCCGACGACTTCGCGTACATGCGGAAGGAGCGCGTCACGCCATCCGCGATGGGAGAGTCCACGGGTACCTGATAGTCATCCGAGATGTCGTAGGCGTGGTTGCCTTGGATGCCGAGGCGGGCGTTCAAGCTCGGACGCGCGTGCGAGAAAGAAACATAAGCCTCGCTCGCACCATTGGCGTAGGGCGGGTTCCAGACGATTCGTCCCTCGACCGTGCGGCTCTCATTGTTCGGATCATAGGCATAGGACTGGACCTGTCCCGTCAGGCGCATGATCTCGAACTCACCCACGGGCTGGGTGGGCGGAGGAGGCGGCGGCGGAGTGGCGGGGACTTCCCACTTGATGCCGACGTCCAGTTTCAACTCATAATTGGACTGGACACCCGAGTACCTCAACAACGCGAACCACTCGCCTTCCGTGACGAGCTGTCCATTCCAGAGCGTATTCGGCAACTGGTAGGTAGGATAGAAATAACCACTCCCACTGCTGCTGGGCTTGACGATGAGGTCCGACCACCCGCCGTGAGTCAGTTCGATGTTCGTGATGATCACGCCCGAATTCGAGACGGGGATCACGTAGACACCGCGAACGAGGGCGCCGGCCGGGGGCGGATCATCCACCGAGTGTTGATTTCCCGAGGCGGCCCACTTGTAGTGAAGGATCGTGGTGCCCGTCGTTGAAGTCAGACAGGAAGTGCAGGGATTGACGGGGACCTGAATTCCGAGGGTGGGCATTTCCTGCGCGCGCACCGAGGCGGGAAGAACAGCCATCAGTACCGCGACCATCAAGCCCGCGAGCCACGAAACCGGGCTCCATCGGGTATTCAATCCATTTCCAAAGGTACTGCCCATCATAAGCGCTTCACACCGCAGTTGTGAACGGCTTCACCCCCCCACGAGCGCGAGCACCCAGTCGATGCGGTGCAACTGGTACAGGCCGATGCGCTCCAGCTTCAACCGGCGCAGCGACAGCTCCAGCTCCTGGCGCAGGTACTTCGGCGCGCCCACCGGGTGCCACTCATGGGGCCCCGTGCGCACCAGGCCCGCCTTGGTCGCCACCACCACGCCCTTGGCGTACGGGTGCAGGGCCGTAGCCCAGACGATGGATGGGCAGGTCGCCGCCCGGCTTGAAGATGCCACTCTTCTCCACGGGACACCCGGTAGCGTCCAGCCAGGGTGTAAGCATGAGTCGCATGCGAGTGGCCCGGATCACGGTTTCGCGCTAGTCGGAAGCCATGAGAACGAAACTGGCCGTCATGGCACTCGGTGTTCTGTTCGGACTGTGGCCCCAGGTGTCACAGGCCTGCCGTTGCTTGACTCAACCCAACGACACGAACCTCGCCCAGGCACTCCGGACCGCCCGCGAGGCGGCGAGCCACATCTACTTCGCCCGTGTCCAGGCCGCCGATGGGCTGCGCAGTGGCAACGCGACCGTGGAGGTGCTCGAGGTGCTCAAGGGCGAGCTCGCGGTGGGCACCCGGCTCCGGCTTCCGTCCGGCGGTGGGGGCAGCTGCGCCTATCCCTTCAAAAAGGGAAACGACTACCTGGTGTACGCCCACGGCGGTCCCACGGCCGTGAGAATGTGCACACGAACCCGGCCGATCCTGGCGGACGACGTGGAGCTGCAATGGCTTCGCACGGGGAAACTTCCGGCCACGCCCTCGGCCTTGCGGCGTGAGGTCGTGACCTGCAAACCCTGCGATCTGAATGCCGTCGCACGTGCTCCTGCCCTGTTCCAGAATGACGCGCGCCAGGCCCACGCGGCTCGGCGCGCCTTCTGGACCCAGGGCCTGGGCAGCGAGAACGGCCGCGCCGTCGCGGTGGGGCAGAGCAAGGACCTTCGAGCGTTCGAGCTCGTCCAGACGCCGCATGAGGCCACGGACGAGAAGTGTCGCCAGCGGATCGTGCGCCGGTGGTGTGAGCGGCTGGCGCCGCTGAGCAGCAAGGCGCAGTTTCCGTTCCGGTGCATCAATCCGGGCCCCGAAGAGCAAGTGTGTGACGAGAACAAAGATCGTGTCTCGAAGTGGATGCCCCTCGAGAGCATGACGACCGCCACCTGCACCTGGGACGATCCCAACGCTCCGAGCTGCAAGCTCTCCAAGAAGGTCCAGCCGCGACCCGGTCCCCACAAGGCGTCCGCTCCCCTGCTCCGCTGTAGCCTCCCACGCGAGGACACGGGGTGGCACCACTGCCAGGTGATCACGGGCGAATGAGTGGAACGCCGTCAGGACATCACGCAGCGCTGCAACTCCGCCTTCGCCCGGTGCAACAGCACCGCCACGTGACCCGGCGTGAGGGAGAGCTCGCGCGCCACCTCCGCGCCGTTGACCTCCTCCAGCATGCGCATCGTGACCACCTGACGCTGCACCTGGTTGAGCTTGTTCACGCAGCCCCGAAGCTTCACGTGGTCCTCGGCGAGCACGAGCAACTCGTCCACCGAGGGCTGCGGCACGGCGAGTTCCCGCGCCGTGTCCACGTCTTCGTGGGGCATCGCGCGGTGGTGGCGCCGGCGCATGTTGCGCGCCGCGTTGCGCACCAACACCGAAAGCAGTGCCCGCGTATCCTCGCGCTCGTCCGACAAGGAGCGTGCGTGGGGCAGCAGGAGGTAGGTGTGGAAGGCCTCCTGGATGGCGTCGAGCGCATCCTCGGCGGACAACCCCTCGTGGCGAGCGATGCGCGACAAGGCGTGTACCTGCGTCTGCGCGAGCTCGGACACCCAACCGAGGAAGGGAAGGACTTCTGCGGGAGGCTTGCTCATGGAATCTCGTCGGTGGGGCAGCGGGTGATTGGTGGAAGGGATGCACGAGCCCACGACGCGTTGCACGCGAGGCCCGGCGATCCTTGAGCGGGTGTCAGCCGGGGCGGATGGGCGGGGCGCGCTGGGCAAGCGCGACGCGCGCGGAGTCCGTCATGGTGACGAGCGCCGCCCCCAGCATGATGGCATCCTTGATGACGAGGCGGCCACGCGCGCTCAGGTAGGGGAAACCGAACTGCGCGTCACCGAGGTTCGGCACCCACGTCTCGGGCGTCGTCACCAGGAAGGACAGGGTGGTGAGTGACATCCCCGCGACGAGCAGGCTGCCGATGAAGCCCAGCTCGGGCTTCCACGCATGGGCCGCCACCAGGAGCCCGAGCAGGACGATGACCGAGCCGAGCCCCCACGCGAAGCGGTAGGTGCCGTTCGCCTCGTGCCAGCGCCGGTTGGCCTCCACCCGCTCTCCTTCCTTGTTCATGTGGGCGCGGTACTCGGACGGCGGAGCGCTATAGAAGAAGCTCATCACCGGACTGTTGGCGACGAAGGGCACGATGCCGTCCGCCTCGTAGGGGAAGGCCTTCAGGCCTCCAATCCACAGCAGGACCGTCACCAGGCCCAGCCGCGACATCGTCATTCCGAACCGCTCGGCCCCAGCGGCCACCGTCAACACCCGCTCGAATGCTCGCATCCCGTGCACTCCTCTTTTTCGTCCGCGGGCGGGCACGGAGGTGCCATCGCGTGCGGAAGTGACGGGATAGGTCGCGACCGTGGAGGGAATTACACGGCCGGATTCGCGCGAGGAGCGCCGCGCTGGCGTCCGTGATGTCCGTGCACCTCGACACCTTCCATTCCAGATGAGACGGGACCGTCCCGGACTCCACCGGGAGCGTCCCGCCGAGACGAGGTGGCCGCTTCCTCGGAAACATGCTTGCACTTCGACCGTGACCGGCTTATCCGGCGGCGACAAACCAGGCGAAACCGAGGAAAACGAGATGAGCCTCCGCGATTACGACAACATCAGCCCCACGGCCAAGCTGGTCGCCGAGATGCGGCGCCATTCCGACATTCCCTTCGCCGAGGAAATCGCCACGCGCATGGGTTCCGCGGAACTGGTGCGGGAGATGCTGGACGGAGACGCCCCCGCTCCCGAGCTGCTGAGCTGGATGGCCCCGACGATCGAAGCCCGTTACAAGAGCCTGGAGACGGCCCTCGAGGCGTCTGGCGTCAAGCAGGTCGTGGAGCTGGGAAGCGGCTTCGCGTTCCGTGGCGACGCCATGAACCGCACCACGCCCCTGCGCTATATCGAAACAGACCTCCCCGAGATGCACGACACCCGGCTGCGCCTGCGCAACGAGTTGCGGCGGGACGGGGTGCTCCCAGTCCAGGAGCACGTGATCTTCGCGCCCTTGAACGCGGTGGCGCCCGGCGACGGCGCCGTCCTGGAGCAGAACCTCGTCCCGGGCGAACCGGTGGCCGTGATTCACGAAGGGCTGTTGCAATACTTCACCCGGGACGAGAAGCGGGCGGTGGCCCTGCTGATCGCCGGGCTCCTGAAGCGCCACGGCGGAGTCTGGCTGACCCCGGACTTCGAGCTGAGCGACGACGGCTCACGAAAGCGCTGGACCCATCCCCACTTCGCACGAATCTTCTCGTTGATCGCGGGCTCCACCCAACGCGACCTGCGCGATGCTGCTTTCACCAGCGTGGACGAGGTGAAGGACTTTTTCTCGAAGCTGGGCTTCCGCGTCACGCCCCGTGCGCAGATCGACGGCACCTTCGCACTCTCCTCCGCGGAGCGCGTGGGCACGACCCCGGAGCAACTCGATCTCCTGCGCCGGAGCCGCATCCTCTGGGAGCTGCGTCTGGACTGACGCCAGGCACCTCAAGAAAGCAGAGGGGCGCCCGGCAGGCGCTCCTCGATGATGCGGACCGCCGTGGCGGTGCCATCTTCCCGCCGCATCTGCTCTCCCAGCCTGTTCGCTCGGGCGCGCACCGCGCCGTCCTGGATGTGGCGCAGCGCCTGGGTGAGCCGCGCCGCGGTGAGCTGCTTGAACGGCATGCTGTAGCCCACACCAAGCGCCGTCACCCGGTTTCCCCAGAAGGGCTGATCATTGCAGATCGAGCAGATGACCGTCGGCAGCCCGGCACGCAGCGTGGCCGCGGTGGTGCCCGCGCCGCCGTGGTGGACGGTCGCGCTGCAGCGCGCGAACAACCAATCGTGATCCACGGAGCGCGTGATGAAGATGCTCTCGGGCACCCGGAGCGCCGCGATCTCCTCCGCGCTCCAGCTCGCTCCGATGGCGAAGCGGACTCCCAGCGTGTTCGCGACCTCGATCGCCAGACGCAACATCCCGGCCTTGTCCATCAAGGGCAGCCGCCAGTAACCCAGGTAGATGGGCGGTGGCCCCTCGTCCAGCCAGCGGATGAGCTCCGGCGACGGAACGCCGCCCGCGTTGACGCCAACGTCCGCGGGCATCGTCCAGGGGCCGGTGATGACATTCGCGGCGCTCCAATCGGACGGACGCGGGACGAGATGACTGCTGTAACAATGCAGGATCGGCGCTCCGGTGCGCCACAGCTTCTCCCGCATCGAGATGGCCGTTGGCGGCAGTCCGAGCTCCGCGCGCCAGGCGTTGATGAGGCGCTTCTGCCCCTGCCAGTAGAACGTCTCGAGCAGGGAGTGCGTGAGCCGATTCATCGCGCGCAGCGGCAGCTTGTGCGCGGAGAGGAACGGGCTGGGGAACTCCGACGTCGGCAGCATCGGCATGGTGTACCCGGGGATGAAGGGCACCTGGAGCTTCTCCGCGATGCAGGCGGCGCTGTCCTCGATCACCAGGTTCGCGACGATGGCGTCGGCCCCCTCGCAAGCGGCCAGGAGCTCGCGGTGCATTCGAGGCTTGAGCCGGCTATCGATCCCCACCCCTTCCCCGGCCAGCATCCGCATGAATCTGGCCGTGTTGTCGGAGCCGGCCATCCACCGGATGCCCTCCTCCGACTGGAACCATTCCTCGTAATCCGCCGAGACGGGAACATGCCGGACACCGCTGTGCGCGACCATGTCGGCGAAGCCTCGGGACGTGGCGACACGGACCTCGTGACCGCGGCGCTGCAAGGCGATCGCCAGCGCGATGAAGGGCTGCACGTCCCCACGAGTCCCCAGGACCAACACGGTGATCTTCATCGCTCGTTCCTTTCAGCGTCCGCGCAGCGCGAGGGCGGCGCTCGCGCTGCCCGTCAGGGGCTCAGCCCTGGGTCGTCCGGACGAGCGCTTGCCCCGGCTCGATTCCCGCGTCCAGGTGCAGGTCCTGGATGAAGCCTCGGCCCGCGATGGGCTGGGTGTGCTCGGAGCTGGTGGAGTAACGAACACACTCGGCATGTGAATAGACGCAGCCGTGGATCATCAGCTCGAGACAGTGGATGTACCGGTCCATGCGGGCACGGTCGGTGGCACCGAGCCCGAGGACCTCGTAGAGGGCGGGCATTCCGGCCTTGACGGAGAGGAACTGCTGGACCGTCTCGTCGAGCAGGGAGGAGACCCGCGCCAGGGCCTGGGCGGTGGTGAGGTTCTCCGAGCGTTCCATGGCGAGGATGACATTGACTTCCTGCTGATGCCTATCCTTGGGCAGGGAGAAGACATCGTTCTGGATGATGACGATGTCGATGACGCACTGGCGCAGGGTCTGGATCTGGGTGGTGCCAAAGAGCACCTCGGGCACCTCGAAACCCTCCGCGACCTCGATGAGATCGATCACGGCGTCCATGCTGATGTCGAGGCGACGGATCTCGAACGCGGTCCGCGTGTCGATCTGGCTGAGGCGGTTGCGGAAGGTGGTCATCCGCAGCACCCCGATGAAGAACCACTTCAGATCGTCGCGGAAGCGGGCCATCCAGGCCGGGGACATCTTCGAGGAGAGCCGCTGGAGGATGTCCGTGATGCCCCGCGCGCAGGCGTCTTCCCTCGGGGCCGCGGACGTGCCGTAGAGAACACCCATCATGTTCTCGGTGATTCGAGCCACCCGATCCGGCTGGTTGCCGAGGGGGCCGGCGAACTGGTCATCGTAGAGGAACCCCCAGGTCATCCAATCCGTGGCCAGGTCCAGGTTGGCACCGCGCGCGGTGGGCAGACAATGACCGGTGAGACGTCCCCAGTTCCACTTCTCCAGGAACCGGTGCGCGGTGTCGGTGGTGGCCAATCCCATCTGGCGGGCCCATTCGAGGCTGTGACGTTGGGCCTGTTCGATGTCGGGGCTGAGGTCGCGAGGGAACGGAAAGTTGAATTCGATCGCGGCACGCTGGGTGTGAATCATCAGTGGCGCTCCTGCGGGGCGGGTGTGGCGGAACGGGGAACGGCGGTCATCAGGACCTGGTTGGGCCGCAAGACCGAGCGGGGGATCTCCAAGACGCGATGACCAGGCACCGGAACGAGCCGCCACCGGGCGGCGATGGTGGCGACGGCGATCACCATCTCGGTGCGGGCGAAGTAGTCACCGATGCACTTGTGCTTCCCGTCCCCGAAGGGGAGGAAGGCATGGCGCGGAATCTCTCGCGCCCGCTCCGGCGACCACCGATCGGGATCGAAACGCAACGGCTCGGGGTAGAGCTGTGGGTTGCGGTGGACCATCATCGGGCTGACGATGACCTCGGCCCCCGCTGGCAGGCGGGTGCCCGCCAGTTCCACGTCACGGATGGCGCGCCTCATCAGCAGCCAGGCGATCGGGTAGCGGCGCAGCGTCTCGGAGATCACGCTCTGGATGTACTGCAACCGGGGCAGGTCCTCCGTGGTGGCGGGCCTGCCACCCAGCACGGCGTCCACCTCGGCGTGGACCCGCGCTTCCACCTCGGGGTGGCGTCCCAGTTCGTGGAAGAGCCAGGTCAACGCGGTCGCCGTGGTCTCGGACCCGGCGACGAACAGGCCGGCGATCTCCATCCGGAGCTGTTCATCGCTCATCCCCTTGCCGGTCTCGTCATCCTGGGCCGCCAACAACGCGGACAGCAGATCCCCCTGG includes these proteins:
- a CDS encoding glycoside hydrolase family 3 protein, coding for MQRLFSRQKSISLAALLLLTFAACNPDPTPGPGDAGTNPPPTDAGTDAGIPDDWPAIQSAIPKEAELEKRIETLLSSMSLEEKVGQITQVEISNVTPDEVKQYHLGSVLNGGGAWPNGKKGSTVEEWNALADQLWAASMDKMANPHQIPIIWGVDAVHGHNNVKGATLFPHNIGLGAANDPELMKRIGEVTAREVAQTGLDWAFGPTVAVVRDDRWGRTYEGYSEDPAIVEAFAGKIVEGLQGQLGKDAKANEKVLASVKHFLGDGATNEGKDQGVTRLTEKELRDIHGRGYFTALAAGAQTVMASFNSWQDAAQAETAKAYKMHGNKYLLTDVLKTKMGFDGVVVSDWNGIGQINRTNSDSPRDCTNGDCPQAINAGIDMVMVPYRTDWKPFITNTIASVKNGEIPQARLDDAVRRILRVKLRLGLFEKPKPSERNASHEIGTAENRAVAREAVRKSLVLLKNNGGLLPLERSAKVLVAGKSANNLSNQSGGWSLTWQGTDNTNADFGGGSTLWQAIEKIAPNAKLDTSADGAQADASYDVAVVVIGETPYAEGQGDIGKTKTLELARLRPEDYTLLQSLKAKGVKKIVTVLFSGRPLYTNKELNVSDAFVAAWLPGTEGEGLTDVLFREDDGSIDHDFQGKLSFSWPKAPCQVSLNKGDANYDPLFAYGYGLTYAQGQELGAFEETTQTNGCGVEPGDGSTTNLPLALFERGNQENWVMRIGAPSNWGGIDVQQNTSNTTSLAPNELSVTPVDDKDGLQWAAVNVKFSGTGQVYMQNKNGNAGLNLQPYLNSKGSLVFAVKVNTAPSAQVNLSMHCIHPCLGEIQITEALKGLAGNGWSELAVPLQCFADTGLDFTNVNSPFLLYTSDTLDVTLASIRWEPNRTGNVSCTGTPPVAPISITEDKDAYVDGVSDTALFATPNGWTSGGTSGTVTVNPALDIGGGEMVIDVVMTNLKEGGRNGGIAFGVKEPNLLDVSAIAGTGGVEFEVRVLDYGLTTQDFWVKNVCNRKPDSCATGDLKTLMGHPEVGTWKTVKMPFSDASYPATWDQTKVSSVFEMLPAWGDQGGTIHFQVRNVRIRKQL
- a CDS encoding aldo/keto reductase; the protein is MASSSRAATCPSIVWATALHPYAKGVVVATKAGLVRTGPHEWHPVGAPKYLRQELELSLRRLKLERIGLYQLHRIDWVLALVGG
- a CDS encoding RNA polymerase sigma factor, translated to MSKPPAEVLPFLGWVSELAQTQVHALSRIARHEGLSAEDALDAIQEAFHTYLLLPHARSLSDEREDTRALLSVLVRNAARNMRRRHHRAMPHEDVDTARELAVPQPSVDELLVLAEDHVKLRGCVNKLNQVQRQVVTMRMLEEVNGAEVARELSLTPGHVAVLLHRAKAELQRCVMS
- a CDS encoding DUF417 family protein codes for the protein MRAFERVLTVAAGAERFGMTMSRLGLVTVLLWIGGLKAFPYEADGIVPFVANSPVMSFFYSAPPSEYRAHMNKEGERVEANRRWHEANGTYRFAWGLGSVIVLLGLLVAAHAWKPELGFIGSLLVAGMSLTTLSFLVTTPETWVPNLGDAQFGFPYLSARGRLVIKDAIMLGAALVTMTDSARVALAQRAPPIRPG
- a CDS encoding class I SAM-dependent methyltransferase; this translates as MSLRDYDNISPTAKLVAEMRRHSDIPFAEEIATRMGSAELVREMLDGDAPAPELLSWMAPTIEARYKSLETALEASGVKQVVELGSGFAFRGDAMNRTTPLRYIETDLPEMHDTRLRLRNELRRDGVLPVQEHVIFAPLNAVAPGDGAVLEQNLVPGEPVAVIHEGLLQYFTRDEKRAVALLIAGLLKRHGGVWLTPDFELSDDGSRKRWTHPHFARIFSLIAGSTQRDLRDAAFTSVDEVKDFFSKLGFRVTPRAQIDGTFALSSAERVGTTPEQLDLLRRSRILWELRLD
- a CDS encoding glycosyltransferase — encoded protein: MKITVLVLGTRGDVQPFIALAIALQRRGHEVRVATSRGFADMVAHSGVRHVPVSADYEEWFQSEEGIRWMAGSDNTARFMRMLAGEGVGIDSRLKPRMHRELLAACEGADAIVANLVIEDSAACIAEKLQVPFIPGYTMPMLPTSEFPSPFLSAHKLPLRAMNRLTHSLLETFYWQGQKRLINAWRAELGLPPTAISMREKLWRTGAPILHCYSSHLVPRPSDWSAANVITGPWTMPADVGVNAGGVPSPELIRWLDEGPPPIYLGYWRLPLMDKAGMLRLAIEVANTLGVRFAIGASWSAEEIAALRVPESIFITRSVDHDWLFARCSATVHHGGAGTTAATLRAGLPTVICSICNDQPFWGNRVTALGVGYSMPFKQLTAARLTQALRHIQDGAVRARANRLGEQMRREDGTATAVRIIEERLPGAPLLS
- a CDS encoding terpene synthase family protein, with the protein product MIHTQRAAIEFNFPFPRDLSPDIEQAQRHSLEWARQMGLATTDTAHRFLEKWNWGRLTGHCLPTARGANLDLATDWMTWGFLYDDQFAGPLGNQPDRVARITENMMGVLYGTSAAPREDACARGITDILQRLSSKMSPAWMARFRDDLKWFFIGVLRMTTFRNRLSQIDTRTAFEIRRLDISMDAVIDLIEVAEGFEVPEVLFGTTQIQTLRQCVIDIVIIQNDVFSLPKDRHQQEVNVILAMERSENLTTAQALARVSSLLDETVQQFLSVKAGMPALYEVLGLGATDRARMDRYIHCLELMIHGCVYSHAECVRYSTSSEHTQPIAGRGFIQDLHLDAGIEPGQALVRTTQG
- a CDS encoding cytochrome P450; its protein translation is MNTVTPPPTATAPEVPGGLPLLGHALRLLRLPVAYLQSLREFGDIVQIRIGSSPLYVVTSPECIHQVLVTHADSFERGRVFDKATAAIGKGLIVSNGAFHRQQRKLLQPGFNRPRIHGYMEIIHRQAEAQIAGWSPGARISLRQEMHRLTLNAVTRTLFGANTEERIAAEIGDYIDAANSWVGLHTVLPGRFFETLPIPVNRAFVRKKARFDEIINTFIDSRRADGRDQGDLLSALLAAQDDETGKGMSDEQLRMEIAGLFVAGSETTATALTWLFHELGRHPEVEARVHAEVDAVLGGRPATTEDLPRLQYIQSVISETLRRYPIAWLLMRRAIRDVELAGTRLPAGAEVIVSPMMVHRNPQLYPEPLRFDPDRWSPERAREIPRHAFLPFGDGKHKCIGDYFARTEMVIAVATIAARWRLVPVPGHRVLEIPRSVLRPNQVLMTAVPRSATPAPQERH